Below is a genomic region from Biomphalaria glabrata chromosome 3, xgBioGlab47.1, whole genome shotgun sequence.
CAGCTACATTCTTTAAAGTACTGCTATGTAATCTGAAATTTTGGTTAATCTGACAATCCCTGGGCTAAATAATCATATTGGACTATCAAGAGTCAATTGTTTATgacagttttgttttataataatgtgtttaatgtttgtagttttttttttataataatgtgtttaatgtttgtgtatttgttGTGCTGCTGTAGCTCACAAAAAAGTAATGATACAGCCGTCTTAGACTTAGCTGAGGAAATAAGTCAACGTCTCCCTCTCTGTATAGAAGACACATCTAGGACACCCAACTCAGTATTGATGGAGCCACAAAGGTCACTTATATCTATTCTACAGAGAGATGTGGACACCAAAGGATTAGATAAggagaaatttaaaagtttgtacatatcTACTATTTAGAGGAAAAAATTATGATcaagaaaaaatctattaatttttattatattatatacgaaacaatactttttttcccttcgatttcctttcttttttgcTAACAAGATTTAATCCCTAGTTACCTATTCTAAATTTTTCAAGCATTAAAATGTATTCAGTTGAGCAATTTATTTACtgaattgaaactttgcactattttttatcttttacaaATAGTTATGTAATAGGCTTTCCTGCTAATTCAAATAGATCTGTAtgattttgtgtattttcataCTCAGTTTCTTGATTGTAACATGTTTCTTATTTGTCTAGTTCTAGAGTCTTTGACAGCCAAGCTGGCAGGTAATTCAGCTTTACTAACTATTCTGAGACAAGAAATTGATCGCTTTAACCACTTGCTGTCTGTCATTCAAATATCTTTGACCCAGCTGACACTAGCCATCAAAGGAGAGATTGTGATGTCAGAACAATTAGAAGATGCCTATGATGCTCTCCTAACACAGCGCATACCATCCCAATGGAAAGTAAGTGGAAGctgttttttaatatgtttaaatTTACATTGATATATTTAATTATGCTAAAGTTGGGTGATTGTGTTTGTTCTAGTTAGGCTAAAGTTGGGTGATTGTGTTTCTTCTAGTTAGGCTAAAGTTGGGTGATTATGTTAGGCTAAAGTTGGGTGATTATGTTTGTTCTAGTTAGGCTAAAGTTGGGTGATTGTGTTTCTTCTAGTTAGGCTAAAGTTGGGTGATTATGTTAGGCTAAAGTTGGGTGATTATGTTTTTTCTAGTCAGGATAAAGTTGGCTGATTATGTTTGTTCTAGTTAAGCTAAACCTGACTGattatgtttgttttagttAGGCTAAAGTTGACTGATTATGCTTGGCTAAAATTGGGTGATTATGATTTGTTAGTTTAGGCAAAAGTTCAGTGGTTATATTTGTTCTAGTTAGGCTTAAGTTGGGTGATTATAATGGAGAAATATGGATCTCTAGTTTTGGATCTCTTGTTTACTGAAtttatatgtgttttttttcttactgtAAAGTTTTAATGCTGCctatttattttgtatcaatttttaaacatatgCTTATACAGCACCTATTTCCCCTCATCTTTCTATTAAAGGAATACAATTGTTTTATTGTCAGATATCTTCCAATAAGTAGAGTTCCCATTTCCATATTTCTGTAGTTagccaatttttttatttagttccAGAAAATTCTGAAATCAAGAAAATAAACTTTTCCTGTTCTCTTATTTTCCTACTAGGTATCACAAGATCACTGTTCTAAAACTTAATTATTGtgtattttgttggtttttatttgtgtatgaTCTACAAATAAGTGACTAAAAGTTTCTTTAAGAACAGTgagttacacaaaatatttcagACATTTATAATTCCTTTCTTACACTGCTTTTTTAGAATGCTGCCTATGAGTCTGCTAAATCTTTGTCATCATGGGTGACAGACTTGCACAAGagagttttattttttgctgGCTGGGCCAAATTATTGTCATCTACTATTGAAAAGAAATTCAAGCAAACTATTCGCAGTGCCAAAGATACTTCAGTGGAGGTAGAAGTCCCTGCTGTAACTGAGCCTAATTATTTCTGGCTGtctgcattttttttccctcaagGTATGTATTTAAACATCTTAAAAACTTTgacaaataaaacttaaagtGACTTGAAGAATTTTGAGTTTGATCTTCTGACATAGTCTATAAAACCTTATAGATTTGtttactgattttttttattcaacttaTGTGGATGATTCTTattcaagttgttgtttttaattaatttattcttTAAAGGTATTAATGTTTCAATTCCAATTATTTTCTCTCAAAGTTTTTTCTCTAAATTATTTTCTTCACTAAGTGTCTAGTTTTGTTGGAGGATATCAAAAGTCTTTTCAATTGACTTAATATTTAACACTCAGCCTTGCCAAGGCAAAGAAACAATTTTTGAGACCTTAAGATTTAAGGAGTACATAATAGAGCagtaagattcataacaaatgaatattcacatttgactagagtaacaccattagtaaaatcactaaatttagaaagccttcaggacagaagactcaaaagtaaagtagcaattatacataaaacactgaaccataatcttcaaatacaaaaacaaaatttaataaaatactctgaaagacacaaagataaaggcacattcctcataccatatgctaggacaaatttgtacaaatactccttcttccctagtgctattagagcatggaatgggttgcctgagctagccagtaaaaccagtgacatggcagaatttaagtcattggttaatatgcaagactaaatgcatgacgcgtaggacgtaatcatcttctttttttaagtaatgtctgtattatataagataagagtaaAATATCTATGTTTCTATAGCCAATGGTTTTTGAGGAAGTTATATAGCCATAATAATAGCTGACCACTTAATGCTCTTCTAAGCAGTTGTCAAGGCTTTATTTAATACAACCCATTACTTTATGTCTCAAGTCTCAATAATGGATCACCATTGTCAGTCCAGCAGAAGGTGTACTTGATTGTAAGTTAAATTGTTTCTGTAGGTTACGAAGATCCACACCATAGAGAAACATTGGTATTAAGTATTCACCCACCCAATAGCAGTGAGATCTAATAAGATCAAGACATTTAAGAAGCAAAGGTTATTCCTAGTTCCATCTCATTTTGATTGACAACTGGTAAAGggattacaattaattttgtttcactcTAATGAATTTCAACTCTGTCATTGCCACATAATAAATATTACTTCATTTCTAAATAATAAGATGTTTATTATCTTAGAGGAAATTTATctaacaatttgtgcattacacataaACAGTTATTATGatagcaaataaaatatttttcaatcaGACATTACATCAGAAAGTTGAATTTTATTTACTACTACATAATAGTcagggaaacaaaagagttcttgtgtctgtttttttATGATTGGTGTTTTTCTTCTCTGTGATGGTAAAATATTAAAGTAATGAcctaatggaattttttttaattttaaaaatctattcagTTTTCTTAATAATGTGGGCTAGGTAATGTGGTCTGTTGGGCTATGCAATTTGGTCTGTTGGGCTATGTAGTCTGTTGGGCTATGCAATGTGGTCTGTTGGGCTATGTAGTCTGTTGGGCTATGCAATGTGGTCTGTTGGGCTATGCAATGTGGTCTATTAGTCTAGGTATTTGAATGATGTAGCATTGCAGCCATTGAACCTTTTGTAACTTGTCTTTGAATGTATAATGaagttttaacttttaaaaattttttttttggtcttatcTTCCTTCAGAAATAGATGCAGCAAAcaagaaacattttatttgtatgtatttttcacttatattttaaacttacatttttttttccttattttaGGGTTTTTAACTGCAATTCTTCAGAATCATGCCCGCAAACTGGGAATTTCAGTGGACTCACTTTCATTTggatttgaaattttaaaatatttggcaGAGGAAGATAATTCCATGACTTCTAGTGACAAAGAGTTAATGCTTGTGGTGAGTCATTTCTTCTTCATTTAATCAACTTTTTGCTGCTCAtctgtaagctcttttgcagtAAAGTCAGTCATAAAATAGAAATCCTGTGAAGTATTAAGTCAGTTAACCAGAAATATATTTTGCATGAACTCAGAtgtatttttaaagattaaagattcagtggggaaaaaaaaagagtttaaatattgaaatgtttttgtttttaaccctAATACATTTTTGCCTCTGTTTATTGATGCTGatgtaaacaaaacataatcCCAATTGTCATGTCAGTgagtaaaaatgaaaattccaaaactaaaatatagcagtctagaattttatattttaagaagTAATTTTATAAGTGTGGTTCTTGTGCAGTGATAATTTTAGACAATGCTTGCTCATATCACATACTGTATTTAAACTCATTAAAGTTCAAGTTATCTTTATTGTCTGTGTTCCAGTATTTTTATTATGAACCTGCAAACTTGCATTTCATTCAATTATGAATAGATACTTTGTGCACACAATGACATTACCAATAAATTAATGGTGAACATATTGACATTACCATGACGGTGTCAACAGTACTTAAAATAATCGTACATATTAATCTATCCAGATCACAAAATCTTCATACATCAGATCATCATTCATGAAGAATTATAAACACCACAGAAACGTTTAAAAAGTGAATgtaattgtatttttatgaatCTTATTTAAATCTTACTGCTGTCCAGCTTTTAACTCATGAGTTTAAATATGTATGATTTTCTATTCCCTGCCTGGAAATCAGATGAGCCCTCCAGAAAATGGTGTATTAATATCAGGTCTGTTTTTGGATGGGGCTCGTTGGGATACAAAAAGCCACACTCTTCAAGACTGTAACTCCAATACAAGATTTTTTCCATTACCACTTATACACTTTGAACCAAAAGAGGTGAGTATATTTGCATATGCTAGCATCTCAATTGATTTATTTCACTTAGCTCTATATAAAAAGAACAAACTAAGATTCAGACAAGCCTCAAATGACAGTAATTGTTTGGTCTTAACCAGGTAAATTCATAGTTATTTCCCTATTCTGATTCTCTGAGATTTATTTTGGTTAAAAAGTAGTCTTTTGCCTTTaagcttttttcttctttgcatTTTAAGAGTTGTTTGGTGAAAATGtattatgtttgtaaaatattaattatttagcaTCATTATGAACTAATTCTGTTCTGTAATCAGTTGCTTACATTTCTTGTGAGTTAAAGGTGTGAAGAgaaatgcctttaaaaaaaattagaaactgTGGACTTTTAgccattttaaatgaattaaggatattttatataaattttgaaTAGTTACAAAATTTGTCATTGATAGCTACAGAATACAGAAGTTACAGTGTCACCCAGTTTGGTCTATGACACAGAAGTAACCAAGTCCCCCAATTTAGATGCAGAAGTGAACACATCATCCAATACAGGTCAAGACACAGAAGTGATCAGGTCATCTAATTCAGGTCAAGAAGCGGCCAGGTCATCCAGTTTGATTCTAGAAGCGGAAGTgattaagtcactaaatttagtGGAAAAAACAGATCAAAGTCCACCCACTCCAGCTCCAGAAATACAGTCCTCACAATTTAGCTATGAGTGTCCACTCTACAGGACTTCAGCAAGAGCTGGCACACTGTCTTCCACAGGACACTCCACTAACTTTGTTACCTCTATCACACTGCCGTCAGAACAGTCTTCTGATTTTTGGACCCTCCGTGGAGTGGCCATACTTTGTCAGCTAGAtgactaattttatttttttgcacaACATGAAATCTACAATTTTTGTCAGTGGTATAACTGCTTTGTAAGTTgccatttaatatttatatcattttcaaatattatatatatatattgtaaaatatCTTTGAAGCCTTCTAAACTTGCCTAAAGTTGCTCAGCACATTTTAGCAACTGTAGAATCATGGgtgatctaaatattttttcttactaCAATTATAACATCTAGAttcattaaatattgttatatatatatataaatatatatatatagagagagagtatTCAAGTATTTATGaaggcaataaaaaaatgttcttgatTTTATATAgccctatatatattttattgcctACATAAAAACTTGAAGATATCATCTCTACTTATACAAATGTATATCTATGTATGGGTAGATATTTCATCATTAGATTGGAATTCAAACATCTGTGAACCAATTTACTTTTAGGTAAGTGTTGATTGAATTCGTTCTTATGTCTTTTTCCATGAAATAAGACAAATTTGATGTCACCAAATATCTATTAGTAttaataaatatctataatttacttttttgatATTGACAAGTTCAAATTGTTAAGCACAAAAACACCCTAATAAATACAGATGATGGTAATCTCAACTAATATATTTAGCATCACTTCATTAGTAATCTCAACCTTGAAATATATAATCATGCTGCTATtacttgtattttatttctatttcaagctgtgatataattataattgtgATAATTATATTCGTGCTGTGATTACAACTATTTCTACATTTGAAACAGAAAATATTCTGTAGGTCTATAGTTAGTCATATATTAATAACATTTGATTCTCAGTCAATTCATTTTTGAGTGTTTAATAATTCACTTTGTCTAGCAATGAACACCTGTTTGGGATTATGTACATATTGGaatattttatacattacaTAAATGCACATCTGCATTAAAGTTTCCCTATTAGACCTTGCAGTCTATggaagcagatgatgttaaggtcatctgtttctgtgcatctgtttctgtggccaatggttaatgagcagattgtcatgtggccagcacaatgaccaaccgcctttactttccccaactaaagtcaggtacctattagagttgggtggactcatgggcaCCCTAAAATTCCTGAATTTCAAAACCCCAGTTTTCACCAAGATCCCcaggtttagaagccaagcccTACATTTGCATTAGTATTGGATAAAAGCAATAATGGAGTCTTTCTAAATCTTCACTTCCTagtgtataataataataataattagagtgaatgttgttttattttgactGAAAGTTTCATAATTATAAACTGTATAgcaagacacacacaaacactttgTAAGATAAACAAGTTTGTCAAAAGTAACAAACTATAATTGCATGGGGTGCATTTTTGGTTTGCacaatgcaaaaataaaagttttttaaagattttcatGTCACAAAATATTATGTGTTGCAACAATGAATAGATTTCTGGCCTTTCTTTCCAatgttgaaattaaaaatcaatttaaagtcactttaatatttgtttgtttctttttggtagcaaacaaaatagttcACCCCAAGGTATCATTCACTGACAGAATATTTGACTCCAATATCAAGAAATGAGaacattttaaacttatttttattttccaataaCAATTCTCCACTAATTTCAATGTATTgaagtaaagaaaaacaaaatatatttataaacattgTAACCAAATCAGTTACATTTAACATAAAATCAAATGCCcttgtctaaaatattgtgattcTTGGCAATATTTATACAAGTTTGAAATGCATAAACAATGACAGCGTTGCTGTTTGACGTACACAAAACTTTTCATTATAGgattaattacaaaaataaattatatctacTCATGACTATTTGAAATGCACAAAAACTTCTATAAAAAGTCAATATCTACTCATGACTAAAATGGGCAAAGGTCTCCATAATAAAACAAGCTAGCTTACACAAGAGATAAGTATCTTTTAAATTAGATGTCACACCAATGTTTGAAATGCACATAAATGcactattaaaaaaagacattttaggATTACATCATTCGATAATAGTAAAGTTGACATATTATAccaagtttataaaataaattaaaaaaaaaaaaattacaaacaaaaacaatatcatACAGATTCTAATCAACATTTTACTAAAATATTGAGTTCAAAATATATATAGCATATATACCCAGCcattaaaaacaatttgtaatGCCTTTAAACTGTCCTAAAAAATTAATGATGTGATATAATGTACACTTCACTTTTAATTAACTAGTGTACACGAGCAGCATATAGagtaaaatgttattaatgCCATTTTCAAATGCTCTATTAGGTAAAATAAATGCAGAGAGAAATGCCATGGTCAAGTATGAACAGGCCAAAATTATTTCTTCATTTTATGTTTAACTGGCAGATTGTACAATGTTTGTGATGCCTATAAAAAGTCAATTTcaattaagaaatattattcaaaaagaCATTAAGAATTCATTGCACACACAGGTATAGGTCCTTCAAATGATGATTTAACATAATTACCTTTCCTAAATTTTAGTCATtgcaaatctaaaaaaaaaaaactccaaaaAACTGAATATATCATCGAGTTGCTTTTTTCAGCAATCTATCCTCTGATTCTGATTTTGAGAATGAACTCTCTTTAATAACacatagatattattttaagcatatagaaaaaaaacacctgtttttttcttaaagccaGAACTATTAATTctagtatatttttaaaacattcatttttttcaattctaattattttttttttcttcttcgtctcattattttatttttttttatgttgaagagaTAATCTACttgataaagtaaaaaaaataataattgtggaCATCTGTGCTTATACATTAACAATGTTATGCTTACTAAGGAACTAAGAATCTGCCTGATCATATTGAGAGCAACAGGATTTAGTCCATGTCACACAGTACTTGTTTGTTTTAACaagtatttaaatgtacataatatacAAGTATAATGTACAAGCCTATTCAACATCTTAATAACTTCACAAACATAGATTTCATGACGCTGACTTTTGAGACAGTTCATTATTGGTGGCTTTGTCTATCTTTTGGCCAAACTTTTCAGTGTAGGTCAACTGGTAGAAGTCATACAGGCGATCAGTCCATGTTCTCCAATAATCTTTATTTGTTGCCTTGTCCATAATGTGAACATGAGATGGCTGTCCATCAGGATATGCTATCACAATCATTCCATGGTTGATTTGTCCAAACTGAATTGATCAGAGCAAGAAGAACATAACTAACTTCCTTTCAAACAATTGAAACTAAATGattcaaataataaaaacttCTTTGCGAACAAGACTTAAAACAAATCTATCATGATCTTACCTTTCGAACATACTCATCATTAGCATTGATGGCACCAATGTATGCCACAATCTGCAGTGGGTCATCGTATGTGTCTTTAATAGTAGGTCTGGGTTTCTTTGAAACTTTCCAATCAATCACACAAAGAAAATCTCTAGGGgtacaaatgattttttaaaatagatttaatgagAATATAATTCTAAGATTTTTGCTGGTAAGTTTAGTAAGTAACGTTATAGAAAACAAGTAGAATATAAATTAAGATTAATaaggaacataaaaaaataattaataaaacttcaaagtGGTcacaatgaaatagaaaaatccAACAACTGCAACTTTCTAATAAATCCATAACCTGTCACTATGAGGAAACTCCTTCCATGCACAGCAATTAGAtggatttttagtttttttctgtaTGGATTGTATGTATCAAATTTATAAGCAGTAGAATAATTGATAGAAAACTAATTttcaaaaactatttaaataggTGTCTTTTACGGTTTGACTTCATTATGGGATCAGGGGCAGACTGGGTGTCCAAATTGGCCCTGGCATTACCATATGCAACatttatcattttaaattattttattatgacCTAATATGTTCGAACAGTGCGAATTCTATGTTACTTTATGAAGTATAAGGCTCTGTTGTTTGTTAATCACTTAGTAGGTCAATGCATACAGGACTGAAGCCCACCAGAAAAAATGGTAATGGATCAAGTCAATTACATTATCATGAAAAATATGTTAGGCTAATATTACATAGTTAGGTCTGTAAAAGATCTTTTGTAAATAGTAAAGCGAGGGCCAGTTGTGACATTCAGTGGGAcctttttataagagaatataatAGCACCTTTTAGTGTATTACAGGTCTTACTGCAATTCTGAGTGCACCTTCCGATGTTGATCCACATGGGTAGTGGCCCATTAGGCATGTACCCAAGTGCCCATATGGTATGTGCACCCCTACATGCAATATGTGTCAatgtttattgaaaaaaaaaaagtgcatcaTATAAGCATTGTAAATATTTACTTACTTGTATTTGGCAACACAGTCAAAAACTCCTCTGTACAATAATAAAGGATGAAATACTCCCACTTCAAGAGCTGTAATATTTGACATGGTTTTAAAAGTTGACTGTAAACTGGCCCAGTGACCTTGATTATCTGGCATGATTTGTATTTCACTCAAAGGCTTGCCACTTAGATAATCCTGTATGTTGGCATGTAAATTGAGGCCCCTTTTTATAGTGGCTGGTGTTAgacaaaaaaattcataacttATAATTCACTCTCTGCCAATGATTCTTCAAcaaattattttgaacactacacattaataaaaaaaatatttaatattttagaaaaacaaatcattttaaaatcacattttgcaataatagaaatataattttaatgtttaataaatacatttcaatttgCTTTAAATTTATTGTGCAAGAAACCTGACAGGCACACTTTATAAAAGTTGACCACAAAAACAAGTAGCATTAGCATCCTGTGCCCCTTTGGCTGCTAGGTCTCTTTATTTGCTTGCAATAATTGTGTGGTGTTCTTCATCGTCTAGTGaacaattgttattttttaaatggatgaataattagatttttaacaaCTCACCTTCTTGGTGTTGCTGAAATCCTTCTTCTCCTAGTTCTTTAATCATCTTCTCACGCCATCTCTCAAGGAAATAACGATTTATACTTGGCATTGActtgtttaaaatacttttgacAGATGGTACTGTTCGAAACCCTAAAGCCTTTATATCATTGTGAAAGGCCTTTAACTGGTCCAGTTTAGCAGACTGTGACCAAGTTGTACTCTCCCTTGGAAACAAAGGCACTTCAGAAATCACATTGTAGGAGTCAGGTGGTTCAATAGGAAGAGATGATGTGGCATCCAACACTGATGGCTCTGGCTTTATAGCATATACTTCAGAGATATTACTGATAGAAGACTTAGGCTGTGGGATGGGTGCTAATTTTGGAATAAATATCTCTGATAAATCTTCTTCTGCATTAGATGCTTTATTTGTAAAGAAACTTTTGTCctgattattatattttaatctattcttagttaaaaaaaatttgttatttaCTGCCAAATCAGGTTTTGTTAATCCAAGAAGTTggctttgtttctttctatctGAAATTAGTTTTGCCAAGCTTTGAGTAACCTCATCCTCACATTTGATCTCATGGTCATTTTGTCTTAAAGCTGTAGAAGCTGACACAGGCAAGGGAGAAAGTGGCTGATTAGTGGCTGAACTTTGTACTTTACTATTCAAGCTGATAGGCATATTTGTGTGTGCCATCCACTTATGTCCATCTAGTACATGTTTAGCATGCTGATTTCCATCATCCTGAAATGTGGGCATTAACTGTGGTGCAGGGCTGTCAACATTATAAGCTGATTCAGGTGTAGGAAAATCAGATGAATCTATTTGTGGGGGAACTTTCAAATCTAATTCCTCTTTGCTTGGAATTATAATTGCATTAGGGGATGAGCAATCACTTAATACAGACAAGCGTTCATTCAGTAAGCCACTTTTTTTACTCTTCCTCATTTTACCAGTTTTAGTCATTTTCCTTTCAGCACCAAAAGCAAGTTGAGTTTCTTTTTTCCATTGGATCAGATCATTAAGGTTAAAAGCATACTGTTTTTTCTGTACTTTTCGTGTCAGCGAATATTTTCTAGTTGTACTTTTTATTGCTGTTCTAGATATTATCAGTGTACACTTAAAAGAGACTTCAAAACATTGACATAGTGCCATCTCTTTATTGATGAATTAATTTTGCCTGTGAGAAAATTTTTGAAACTAGTTAAATCTTCTTTGTCAATTtaatttaagtttttaatttttattttaatatagttATGTAAAgcagcctttaaaaaaaaaaaaaaaaaggattttcagAAATTTGAGACAAAGTCACAAAACTCAATTAAAAGGAAACCACATTAGTTTTAGTGGTCAAACTTGCTATGATTTATCTAGGCATTTTAAAAGATGCTTTTGAAGATAAGAACATGCAAAAGTCTGCTACATTTAATTTAGGAGAGCATGGAACAAGATGTTGATTCAAATAAAAGTTCAAAGGATGGCTGACTGGTCATATGATATGAGCTTTGGACTGTCATCATGATAGTTCAAACCCTTCAGCTTCCACCCCCTGGACATAGATTCtaatcatcttcatttctgaaggaatgtcgtaagctttagttttgttttaattactaTACTTGTGTATTAAGCTGTACCAGTACCATTAAGTAATTACCATTACATTAATTACTGTTTTGGgagttccttcagatttgaagataattacatcgtAGCCTAAACATCCAGAAGGACGACTGAGGATGGCAgcaagcagggtttgaacccaggaccattgagacaattgaacaacagtccagagcacataccacatgacagTCACAACGCCGCCATTCATTAATGATTAAATTTCAATCAATTATCATCAATACACTCACTAGCAGATGGCTACTCTGAATAAGTTTTAACTACATGCCTACATTggctacatagatctagactcaatcTAGAGAGTAGAGTCTATCAatctaaatttataatttaagaGTCTAGACGTAATTCTAGAGATCTGAATAATCAATTACTAGTTTAATAAATGATAATCAtttaatgactagatctagtttagtagacctcacatgaaatcattaagatgttttcaaattatgcataaatatgaacacaaaaaaataaaaatataaacacacttattctaccaaaaatagggcactgggatagtgacttctacaccgacttttagacttattttatgtttgcatgattagatgtgtgttgaatgtttgtgttttttgtttattcatttaataaatttctaatacagatgatcttttgtagtatagtacaggctaggatggccattcttgcctaaatagctgaatcctctatattctctctatataaatctagatctatctagtaggtccagatctaggcatttaacttcattcaatataTCAAACTCACTCCAAACTTTTGCCCATTTATTatctacaaaaaaacaaaaaacaaaaaaactaatataatataatatcatATTAACACTGAtttccaaaactggctgtttcaaataaattttggtaagaaaattgtaatttaatacaaacaccctattaattttttttttttatggaatcaaacaacttaaattaaaataacttatgaatcaaataaatcagctccaaaaacagaataaatattgccgggctcattagcatagacttagccaaccaaaaaatatagtcttaaccctaggactaggaagaggtaaaagtcatcctggtaacattaaacaggaaaaaacaacaacctgacttagacatttgaaattcttttttcttacataaaaagacaactaAATGAT
It encodes:
- the LOC106056931 gene encoding uncharacterized protein LOC106056931, whose amino-acid sequence is MALCQCFEVSFKCTLIISRTAIKSTTRKYSLTRKVQKKQYAFNLNDLIQWKKETQLAFGAERKMTKTGKMRKSKKSGLLNERLSVLSDCSSPNAIIIPSKEELDLKVPPQIDSSDFPTPESAYNVDSPAPQLMPTFQDDGNQHAKHVLDGHKWMAHTNMPISLNSKVQSSATNQPLSPLPVSASTALRQNDHEIKCEDEVTQSLAKLISDRKKQSQLLGLTKPDLAVNNKFFLTKNRLKYNNQDKSFFTNKASNAEEDLSEIFIPKLAPIPQPKSSISNISEVYAIKPEPSVLDATSSLPIEPPDSYNVISEVPLFPRESTTWSQSAKLDQLKAFHNDIKALGFRTVPSVKSILNKSMPSINRYFLERWREKMIKELGEEGFQQHQEATIKRGLNLHANIQDYLSGKPLSEIQIMPDNQGHWASLQSTFKTMSNITALEVGVFHPLLLYRGVFDCVAKYKDFLCVIDWKVSKKPRPTIKDTYDDPLQIVAYIGAINANDEYVRKFGQINHGMIVIAYPDGQPSHVHIMDKATNKDYWRTWTDRLYDFYQLTYTEKFGQKIDKATNNELSQKSAS